In Sphaeramia orbicularis chromosome 7, fSphaOr1.1, whole genome shotgun sequence, one genomic interval encodes:
- the LOC115422923 gene encoding guanylate cyclase activator 2B-like, whose amino-acid sequence MKTAVCIFLVALLQLSSSVIVTEGDYNFSLEAVKELGTLISEDDASAVHELQRLEAKVAAVCFHPALPQVFKPLCQRRDAGTALARLAFVAVRSDACEICESVACTGC is encoded by the exons ATGAAGACTGCAGTCTGTATTTTCCTTGTTGCTTTGTTGCAGCTGTCCAGCTCTGTGATTGTCACG GAGGGAGATTATAATTTCTCTCTGGAGGCAGTGAAAGAACTGGGGACTCTGATTTCTGAAGATGATGCATCAGCAGTACACGAGCTCCAGCGGCTAGAGGCCAAAGTGGCAGCAGTGTGTTTCCATCCAGCTCTGCCCCAGGTCTTCAAACCCCTGTGTCAGAGGAGAGATGCTGGGACGGCCCTGGCTCGGCTTG CATTTGTGGCTGTGCGTTCTGATGCCTGTGAGATCTGTGAATCTGTCGCCTGCACCGGCTGCTGA
- the LOC115422922 gene encoding putative beta-lactamase-like 1 yields the protein MKVSWTVVGLVVFFLLSVVMTICFIWQYRMPKMETELLVKGQEMEEMCPHFPEPGPLKHPIPSLRMALEKVDVLLRSSVHRVKLPAISAIAVLNDSVLWNGNFGKRNISDPSSSAPNEYTVYRIASLSKIFPTLMLYKLSEDNLLDSLDDPLDKYVENFTIKNPLGKSGMPLTNGSFRSRLPALTLRRMASQLSGLPRRLRSTNLLWSGDTQEALNLLQDDVLVADPGTKCHYSNVAFSLLANILAQKVTGTDFESWVSENILERLHMVDTGFNITPTIKRQMAVGVYSNGQPAPLYNLGWYRPAGQMYSTTADMAKLMMALLGAYGGSILRQDTLNTMLTPVFRCHSSYFANSTGTPWEINEQFGYDVVRKDGDLDGYAATLSLVPRLKLGLVILMAGVRPADLDLVREAYKYLIPAVESAFREAQQILRPPPDPFPYMGFFTYRNMTFYEIKADSAGVLVMQQFGPQVNASVPSKYRTIRLDYLQDRVFRVVFESPYPCKMKVNSASVSLETQDRQLFNFYVFNKKGVSPGFDSPGLNTYKVVRIPSRPYFTS from the exons ATGAAGGTGAGCTGGACCGTGGTGGGCTTGGTTGTCTTCTTCCTGCTCTCGGTGGTCATGACTATTTGTTTCATTTGGCAGTACAGGATGCCGAAAATGGAGACAG AACTGCTTGTAAAAGGCCAGGAAATGGAAGAGATGTGTCCCCACTTCCCTGAGCCTGGGCCCCTGAAACATCCCATCCCATCACTGAGGATGGCACTAGAAAAG gttGATGTGCTCTTAAGGTCCAGTGTTCACCGTGTTAAACTACCAGCCATATCAGCTATTGCAGTTCTAAATGACTCTGTGCTGTGGAATGGAAATTTTGGGAAGAGGAACATAAGCGACCCCTCCTCCTCTGCACCCAATGAGTACACAGTGTACAG AATTGCAAGCCTCTCTAAGATCTTCCCAACACTGATGCTGTACAAACTTTCCGAGGACAACCTATTAGACTCCCTGGATGACCCTCTGGACAAGTATGTGGAAAACTTCACCATCAAGAACCCTCTGGGAAAGAGTGGAATGCCACTCACAAACGGGAGTTTCAGAAGCCGCTTACCTGCACTCACCTTACGTCGGATGGCCAGTCAGCTGTCAG GTTTACCCCGAAGATTAAGGTCAACTAATCTCCTTTGGAGTGGAGACACACAGGAGGCTCTTAATTTACTCCAGGATGATGTTCTTGTGGCAGATCCAGGCACCAA GTGTCACTACAGCAATGTTGCCTTTTCCTTACTGGCCAATATCTTGGCCCAGAAGGTGACAGGCACAGACTTTGAGAGCTGGGTGTCGGAGAACATACTGGAGCGGCTCCACATGGTAGACACTGGGTTCAACATAACACCAACCATTAAAAGACAGATGGCCGTGGGTGTGTACAGTAACGGTCAGCCAGCTCCGCTCTACAACCTCGGCTGGTATCGACCTGCGGGTCAGATGTATTCCACCACAGCTGACATGGCCAAGCTCATGATGGCTCTTCTGGGTGCGTATGGTGGGTCAATTCTCCGTCAGGACACCTTGAACACGATGCTGACCCCGGTGTTCCGCTGCCACAGTAGCTATTTTGCCAACTCCACCGGTACGCCATGGGAGATTAATGAGCAATTTGGCTACGATGTTGTGAGAAAGGATGGGGACTTAGATGGCTACGCTGCCACTCTGTCGCTCGTGCCAAGGCTCAAGCTGGGACTGGTGATCCTCATGGCGGGAGTGAGGCCAGCAGACCTGGACCTTGTGAGAGAGGCCTACAAATACCTCATTCCTGCCGTGGAGAGTGCTTTCAGGGAAGCTCAACAAATTCTGAGACCGCCTCCTGACCCATTCCCATATATGGGCTTTTTCACCTACAGGAATATGACGTTTTATGAGATTAAGGCGGATTCAGCTGGAGTTCTGGTCATGCAACAGTTTGGACCACAGGTGAACGCATCTGTGCCGTCTAAGTACCGAACAATTCGTCTGGATTACCTCCAGGACAGAGTGTTCAGGGTTGTGTTTGAAAGTCCGTACCCCTGCAAGATGAAGGTCAACAGTGCCTCAGTCTCCCTGGAGACACAGGACAGACAACTCTTTAACTTTTATGTTTTCAACAAGAAAGGGGTGTCACCAGGATTTGATTCTCCAGGACTGAACACTTATAAGGTAGTGAGAATACCCAGCAGGCCTTACTTTACTTCATAA